Proteins from a genomic interval of Polaribacter sp. Q13:
- the msrB gene encoding peptide-methionine (R)-S-oxide reductase MsrB: MLTWKEIINFSVKGNPTPDKKVEKSEKEWRAKLTAEQFRITRQKGTERPNSGALCSIYDEGQYNCVCCNTPLFDSTIKFNSSSGWPSFTQPIKENAIKYHKDVSFGMVRVEVMCNTCDGHLGHVFPDGPEPSGLRYCINSESMVIDKK; this comes from the coding sequence ATGCTTACTTGGAAAGAAATTATCAACTTTAGTGTAAAAGGAAATCCAACTCCAGATAAAAAAGTTGAGAAATCCGAAAAGGAATGGAGAGCTAAATTAACGGCAGAACAATTTAGAATTACAAGACAAAAAGGAACAGAAAGACCAAATTCTGGTGCTCTGTGTAGTATTTATGATGAAGGCCAATATAACTGTGTTTGTTGTAATACGCCTTTATTTGATTCTACTATAAAGTTCAATTCTAGTTCTGGATGGCCAAGTTTTACGCAACCTATTAAAGAAAATGCCATAAAATATCATAAAGATGTTTCTTTTGGTATGGTTAGAGTTGAAGTGATGTGCAATACGTGCGATGGACATTTAGGACACGTTTTTCCTGATGGTCCAGAACCAAGCGGTTTGCGCTATTGTATTAACTCTGAATCGATGGTTATTGATAAAAAATAA
- the msrA gene encoding peptide-methionine (S)-S-oxide reductase MsrA → MNKNLQIATVGGGCFWCTEAVFQEVKGVEKVVSGYAGGTAPGKPTYREICSGLTGHAEVIQITFDADIISYEDILVVFMTTHDPTTMNQQGADRGTQYRSVIYYHDENQQKIATEVLKQIQPYYTDTIVTELTALPIFYEAEEAHQNYYRENTQQGYCSFVIEPKLAKLRKLHADKLK, encoded by the coding sequence ATGAATAAAAATTTACAAATAGCCACTGTAGGTGGTGGATGTTTTTGGTGTACAGAAGCTGTATTCCAAGAAGTAAAAGGCGTAGAAAAAGTGGTTTCTGGTTATGCTGGTGGCACTGCTCCGGGCAAACCTACGTATAGAGAAATTTGTTCTGGTTTAACAGGTCATGCAGAAGTTATTCAAATTACTTTTGATGCAGACATCATTTCTTACGAGGATATTTTGGTCGTTTTTATGACTACGCATGATCCTACTACAATGAACCAGCAAGGTGCAGATAGAGGAACTCAATATCGTTCTGTGATTTATTATCATGATGAAAATCAGCAAAAAATTGCAACAGAAGTGTTGAAACAAATTCAACCGTATTATACAGATACTATTGTTACTGAATTAACTGCATTACCTATATTTTATGAAGCTGAAGAAGCGCATCAAAATTATTATAGAGAAAACACACAACAAGGATACTGTAGTTTTGTAATTGAACCCAAATTGGCTAAATTGAGAAAATTACATGCCGATAAATTGAAGTGA
- a CDS encoding glutaredoxin domain-containing protein, whose translation MIKLFGTESCHKTQYYKTFLETRNLDYAFLDVKKNELFAEELRNLYENRKLNSPTITIKDKKLRNPSDKNLLKWIDTL comes from the coding sequence ATGATAAAGCTATTTGGCACAGAAAGCTGCCATAAAACCCAATATTATAAAACATTTTTAGAAACGCGTAATTTAGATTACGCGTTTTTAGATGTAAAAAAGAATGAACTTTTTGCAGAAGAATTACGTAACTTGTATGAAAATAGAAAACTAAATTCCCCTACAATTACTATTAAGGATAAAAAATTAAGAAATCCTTCTGATAAAAATCTTTTGAAATGGATTGATACATTATGA
- a CDS encoding YdiU family protein, translating to MKLNIKETFTTELPSDSNLENSRRQVENAAYSFANPKKTAKPKVLHVSPEMAAELNISEEDLKSQFFKNIVTGNEIYPETKPFAMCYGGHQFGNWAGQLGDGRAINLFEVEHQNKNWKVQLKGAGETPYSRTADGLAVLRSSVREYLCAEAMFHLNVPTTRSLSLSLSGDQVLRDVLYDGNPAYEKGAIVSRIAPSFLRFGSFEIFAARKDTENLKKLVDYTIKHHFPHLGATSKESYINFFKEVSERTLKMIIDWQRVGFVHGVMNTDNMSILGLTIDFGPYGWLEGFDFGWTPNTTDSQHKRYRYGNQPNIGLWNLYQLANALYPIIEEIAPLNAILEQYKIDFEKQSLQMMKSKLGLISSDEDDLKLIQELEDTLQLVETDMTIFFRNLSDFTEEKSGFKLIENAFYDLENISEEVENRWNTWFKKYADRLAIERLSSEERKEQMNLVNPKYVLRNYMSQMAIDEADKGNYTLIDELFQLLKKPYSEQPANEKWFAKRPEWARNKVGCSMLSCSS from the coding sequence ATAAAACTAAATATAAAAGAAACTTTTACCACAGAATTGCCTTCAGATTCTAATTTAGAGAACTCAAGAAGACAAGTAGAAAACGCAGCTTATTCTTTTGCTAACCCTAAGAAAACTGCAAAACCAAAAGTTTTACATGTTTCTCCTGAAATGGCTGCTGAATTAAATATTTCTGAAGAAGATTTAAAATCACAATTTTTTAAAAACATTGTTACCGGTAACGAAATTTATCCAGAAACAAAACCATTTGCTATGTGTTATGGCGGACATCAATTTGGCAATTGGGCAGGACAATTAGGCGATGGAAGAGCCATTAATTTATTTGAAGTTGAACATCAAAATAAGAACTGGAAAGTACAATTAAAAGGTGCAGGCGAAACTCCGTATTCTAGAACTGCAGATGGTTTGGCGGTTTTACGATCATCCGTAAGAGAATATTTGTGCGCAGAAGCCATGTTCCATTTAAACGTGCCAACTACAAGATCTCTGTCTCTAAGTTTATCTGGAGATCAAGTTTTACGTGATGTTTTATATGATGGAAATCCCGCGTATGAAAAAGGTGCCATTGTTTCTAGAATTGCTCCGAGTTTTTTACGTTTTGGTAGTTTTGAGATTTTTGCAGCTAGAAAAGACACCGAGAATTTAAAGAAGTTAGTTGATTATACTATCAAACATCATTTTCCGCATTTAGGAGCTACATCAAAAGAAAGTTATATCAACTTTTTTAAGGAAGTTTCTGAGCGTACTTTAAAAATGATTATCGACTGGCAACGTGTGGGTTTTGTACACGGAGTAATGAATACGGACAATATGTCTATCTTAGGTTTAACCATAGATTTTGGACCTTACGGATGGTTAGAAGGTTTCGATTTTGGCTGGACACCAAATACAACCGATAGTCAACACAAACGCTACCGTTACGGAAATCAGCCAAATATAGGTTTATGGAACTTGTATCAATTGGCAAATGCATTGTATCCGATCATTGAAGAAATAGCACCGTTAAATGCAATCTTAGAGCAATATAAAATCGATTTTGAAAAGCAATCTTTACAGATGATGAAATCGAAGTTAGGCTTGATTTCTTCCGATGAAGACGATTTAAAATTGATACAAGAATTAGAAGATACTTTGCAATTGGTAGAAACAGACATGACTATTTTCTTTAGAAATTTAAGTGATTTTACGGAGGAGAAATCAGGTTTCAAATTGATAGAAAATGCTTTTTACGATTTAGAAAATATTTCTGAAGAAGTAGAAAACAGATGGAATACTTGGTTTAAAAAATATGCTGATAGACTTGCTATAGAACGCCTTTCATCCGAAGAAAGAAAAGAACAAATGAATTTGGTAAATCCTAAATATGTGCTTAGAAATTACATGTCTCAAATGGCAATTGATGAAGCGGATAAAGGAAATTATACTTTAATTGATGAATTATTTCAACTATTAAAGAAACCATATTCAGAGCAGCCAGCAAACGAAAAATGGTTTGCAAAAAGACCAGAATGGGCGAGAAACAAAGTAGGTTGCTCTATGTTATCTTGTAGCTCTTAA